In Chanodichthys erythropterus isolate Z2021 chromosome 7, ASM2448905v1, whole genome shotgun sequence, a genomic segment contains:
- the LOC137023042 gene encoding uncharacterized protein — translation MLINSVAMFSRGKCDVKYSRLKSESEEKASNKRICAPKIFYFFAILFLVFFIIFIYLQDYFKIFNAKFEAPNVKLIMQKNESKDTDLPNPPQSTHLPSVQTPHVNHTSTSPPAPKACGVQVKDGPVIKVGNLHTYVTGSYMDYRFGEKQIKTIAIVLRKEQVKYSCVMCCDGRNVTSPAEYTIHSDHFGFEYGTATITCHINSPCLIPTHVAITAKEISESITSFLPVRNRDVPAVFPYEFTICISVMYDYKNVLNLVESLEMFRLLGAQRVAIYKTNCDSDTQKVLDYYVKRGFVEIIPWTIKNHIKVSSGWRKDISSGELHYYGQIPALNDCIYRYMYQSHYVALHDLDELILPLKVKTWPELLPELEKMYGTAVGFEFENNVFSFTAKAYTDYKEDKWKNVPGWDILNYIERIPNDPKAFNNYKVIVSPRLALKATVHGLLETVHHGSTTVRVSNSIARMYHSKYFKYPPNTNLIRDDHLWDYAKDLIPAVSKVLQDCGFIEA, via the exons ATGCTCATCAATTCTGTCGCGATGTTTTCGAGAG GGAAATGTGATGTGAAATATAGCCGACTGAAGAGTGAATCCGAAGAAAAAGCTTCTAACAAGAGGATCTGTGCACCtaaaatcttttatttttttgccatatTATTTTTGGTATTCTTTATCATCTTTATTTACTTGCAAgattactttaaaatatttaatgccAAATTTGAAGCACCTAATGTCAAACTTATCATGCAAAAAAACGAGAGTAAAGACACTGACCTGCCAAATCCTCCTCAAAGCACACATTTACCATCCGTCCAAACACCACACGTTAACCACACATCCACCAGTCCTCCAGCTCCAAAAGCGTGTGGTGTTCAAGTGAAGGACGGTCCTGTGATTAAAGTCGGGAACCTTCACACATATGTGACTGGCTCTTATATGGATTATCGCTTTGGAGAGAAACAGATAAAGACGATTGCCATCGTTCTCCGTAAAGAGCAGGTGAAATACAGCTGTGTGATGTGCTGTGATGGGAGGAACGTGACCTCACCAGCAGAATACACAATTCATTCTGACCACTTTGGTTTTGAGTACGGCACTGCTACCATCACGTGTCACATCAATAGCCCGTGTTTGATACCAACGCATGTTGCAATAACAGCCAAAGAGATCTCGGAGAGCATAACATCCTTCCTACCTGTTAGAAACAGAGACGTTCCAGCAGTCTTCCCATATGAATTTACAATCTGCATCTCTGTCATGTATGACTACAAGAATGTGTTGAATTTAGTCGAGTCATTGGAGATGTTCAGACTGCTTGGTGCTCAAAGGGTGGCGATATATAAAACCAACTGTGATTCAGACACACAGAAGGTTCTGGACTACTATGTGAAAAGAGGTTTTGTGGAGATCATCCCATGGACCATTAAAAATCACATCAAAGTGTCTAGTGGCTGGAGGAAAGATATATCTTCAGGTGAACTGCATTACTATGGGCAAATTCCTGCACTTAATGACTGTATTTATCGTTACATGTACCAAAGTCACTATGTGGCTCTACATGACTTAGATGAGCTCATTCTGCCTCTCAAGGTGAAAACCTGGCCGGAGCTGTTGCCTGAGCTTGAGAAGATGTACGGCACTGCTGTGGGCTTTGAGTTTGAGAATAATGTATTCTCTTTCACCGCAAAAGCTTATACGGACTACAAGGAAGACAAATGgaaaaatgtaccgggatgggatattttaaattatatagagCGAATACCCAATGACCCCAAAGCTTTCAACAATTACAAGGTTATAGTAAGTCCTCGGCTAGCTCTGAAGGCTACTGTACATGGCCTGCTGGAAACTGTGCATCATGGATCCACCACAGTAAGGGTGAGCAACTCCATCGCTCGCATGTACCACTCGAAATACTTTAAATATCCCCCAAATACAAACCTTATAAGAGATGATCATCTGTGGGACTATGCCAAAGATCTTATACCTGCTGTTTCTAAAGTTCTACAGGACTGTGGATTCATTGAGGCCTAA